AATCTGTTTGAAGTCCAACTAAAGAGGGGTAAGTCATATTAAAAGAGTGTCCAAAACTACTAGCAAGGTCAAGTCCTATCTCTGTAGAGTTTAACTGAGGTGCTGCTGCTAAGCCTGAGCTTATTAATACTTTATCATAAGCTTTAAACTCATTTTCATCTGAAAAAAGAGTAAACTTCCCCTCCTCTTTTTTTATCTTTACTATTTTAGTATCTCCAATAAAATTTAAACCCAAGCTTTCAAGTTTTGATTGAAGTAGTGTAGTTACTGATTTTGCTTCATTTGATAAAGGGTAAACTTTACCATCTTCCTTCACATCAAGCAAAAGCCCAAGTGATTTACTAAACTTTTTAAAAGAGTTAAAATCAAATTGTTTTAAAGCATAAGATACAAAAGTAGGATTTTCACCTATATAGTTATTTATTGTTGCATTAATATTTGAGATATTACATCTTCCATTTCCACTTGCAAGAATCTTTTTTCCTATTGCATTATTTATATCAAATAGGTCAATTTCTAAACTATTATTATCTTTTTTTGCTGTAATTGCAGCTATTAATCCTGCTGCTCCTGCACCAATTATTGCAATTTTACTCATGAATTACTCTTTTTTTCAAAATTTTTTATATTTTTTTTATTGTATAAAAAGTTATTTATTAAATATGCTTTTTTATATCTTGATACTTCCATATAACTTTGATATAATGGGGATTATAACAAATAAATTCTTAACATCTTAATTAAACATGACTCTTTTAATCAACTATATTTTCTAGCCCTTATATAAAGCCTATTTGATTAATCACTATTAAAACACTTGACATTATTAAAAAATTTCTATACAATTTCACTACAAATAAAAAAAGACAATTTAATAAAAGGAAAAAAAATGCAAAAAGAAACAATTGCAGTTCATGGAGGGTACAACAATAAAGAAGGTTGGGGTACTATGGCTGTGCCTATTGCACAAACAACTGCATATGCATTTAGAGATGCTGAACACGCAGCTAACTTATTTGCATTAAAAGAGCTAGGGTCAATTTATACTAGATTAACAAATCCTACAACAGACGTTTTAGAGCAAAGATTTGCACAATTAGAAGGTGGAGCTGCTGCAATTTGTGTTGCGAGTGGTCAATCTGCTATCTTTTATGCAATCGCTAATGTGGCTGAAGCAGGAGATAATATTTTAATCTCTGATAAATTGTATGGTGGTGCAGTTACTTTATTAACTCACACAATTAAGAGATTTGGAATCACTGCAAAAGTATTTAAAAGTGCTGATGCTTCTGATTTAGAAGAGCAAATTGATGATAAAACAAAAGCTATCTTTTTTGAATCATTATCAAATCCGCAAATTGCTATTGCAGATATAGAAAAGATAGTTGAAATTGCTAAAAGAAATGGTGTTTTAACAGTTTGTGATAATACAGTTGCAAGTGCAGCTTTATTTAATCCTATCTCTTGGGGAGTAGATGTAGTTGTTCACTCAACATCTAAATATACAAATGGTCAAGGTACTGCAATTGGTGGTATTATTGTAGAAAGAGATGGTTTAGCAGAGTTTTTTAAAGAAAATGCAAAAAGATATTCACACTTTGTTGAACCTGATGAGTCATATCATGGATTAGTTTATACTGATGTTCCTCTTCCAAACTTTTGTTTAAGAGTAAGACTTGCTCTTTTAAGAGATATTGGAGCAGCTCAGTCACCACATAACTCATGGTTACTATTACAATCTATTGAAACTTTAGATATTAGAATGGAAAAACACTCTAATAGTGCTTTAGAAGTTGCTAAATTCTTAGAGTCTCATCCAAAGGTTAAAGCAGTTAACTATCCTGGATTAGAATCAAATGAAAACTATGCAAAAGCACAAAAATATTTCAAAGATGGTAAAGCTTCTGGTCTTATCTCTTTTGAAGCTGAATCTTATGAAGCAGCTAAGACTGTAATTGATGCAGCTAAACTATTTAGTGTTGTTGTGAATATTGGTGATTCTAAGTCATTAATTGTACACCCAGCTTCGACAACTCACTCACAAATGAGTGAATCAGAGTTATTAAAAGCAGGTGTAAACCCTACAACAGTTAGGTTGTCTATTGGATTAGAAAATCCTAAAGATTTAATTGAAGACTTAGAGCAAGCATTAGCATAAGGATTTAGTAATGCCTCTAATTTCAACAAAAGGAGTATATGGTTTAACTGCCATGTACGAATTAAGTAAATATGAAGATGAATCTCCCATGCAAATCAAGGAGATTTCATCAAATGCAAATATTCCACAAAACTACCTTGAGCAGTTACTAGGAAAGCTTAGACGAGCGGAACTAGTAAAAAGTATCAGGGGAGCAAAAGGTGGATATGTTTTAGCGAAAAAGCCTGAAGATATTTCAGTAAAGGATATTTTAGTTGCCCTAGAAGGTGATTTAAAAATCATTGATAGTAAAGCTGATAATCCAATTTTAAATATCTTCTTTGATGATGCTAAAAAAAGTACAAAAGAATTGTTTGATATCTCACTAGCAAAGCTAGATGAATATCAAGATAGATATAACGAATTTTTACATTACAGTATATAAAATTGAAAGGAAACAAAAATATGAAATTTGCACAAAATGTTACAGAATTAATCGGGAATACACCACTTGTAAAGTTACAAGCAGCGAGTGAGAAAAGTGGAGCTACAGTTTTAGGAAAATGTGAGTTTATGAACCCAACTCATTCAGTAAAAGATAGAATTGGTACAAATATGATTAAAGCTGCTTTAGAGCAAGGATTAATCAATGAAAATACTACAGTTATCGAACCAACATCAGGAAATACTGGTATTGCATTAGCATCAGTTTGTGCAGGATTAGGAATTAAATTAATTCTTACTATGCCTTCATCAATGAGTATTGAAAGAAGAAAACTATTAAAAGCTTTAGGTGCTGAATTAGTATTAACTGAGCCAGAAAAAGGAATGAAAGGTGCTGTTGAAAAAGCAAATGAATTAGCAGAAAAAACTGAAAACTCATTTGTTCCTCAACAATTTGCAAATGGTGCAAACCCAGATATTCATAGAAAAACAACTGCTGAAGAGATTCTAAGAGATACAGATGGGAAAGTTGATATTTTAGTTGCTGCTATTGGTACAGGGGGAACTATTACTGGTACTGGTGAAGTATTAAAACAACACAATCCAGATATTCAAGTAATTGCAGTTGAGCCAGAAGCTTCTCCTGTATTAAGTGGTGGAAAACCAGGACCTCATAGAATTCAAGGTATTGGTGCTGGATTTGTTCCAGATGTATTAAATACTACTGTTTATAATGAAGTAATTCAAGTTTCAAATGAAGATGCAATTGCAACTTCTCAAGAACTTGCAAGAAAAGAAGGGCTATTAGTTGGTATCTCAGCTGGTGCAAATGCATTTATTGCACAGCAAGTTGCATCAAGACCAGAAAACAAAGGTAAAACAATCGTTACTATCCTTTGTGATACAGGAGAGAGATATCTAAGTGTTGGTTTATATGACGATGAGTAAAACTCATCCTCATATACAATAAAACTATGAGGTAAATATGGCAGAAAAAGCTTACAGATCAGTTGTAAAAACTGTCTCTTGGCGTACAGTTGGAACGCTTGATACAATCATCATCTCTTATTTTATTACAGGTAACTTAGGTATGGCAGCTTCAATTGGTTCAATTGAATTAGTTACTAAGATGGTATTGTATTACTTCCATGAAAGAGCTTGGAATAAAATCTCTTTTGGAAAAACTAAAGAACCTGATTATCAGATTTAAAAAAGGCAATTATGGACGTTAATAATTTAAACCAAAAGTTTCAAAACTCAAATGCACAAGAGATAATAGAATACTTCATAAAGGAGTATGGACAAGATGCTGCTTTATCAAGTAGCTTAGGTGCAGAGGATCAAGTCTTAACAGATATGATTTTAAAAGTAGACAACAATGCAAATATTTTCACACTTGACACAGGAAGATTACATCCAGAAACATATGACGTAATGGATGCAACAAACTTAAAATATGGTGTTAAGTTAAATGTTTTTTTTCCTTTAAATGAGAAAGTTGAAGAACTTTATCAAAAACAAGGAATTAATGGTCATTTTGAAAGTATTGAAAATAGAAAAAACTGCTGTAATATTAGAAAAATGGAGCCTCTTAGACGTGCTTTAAAACCTTTAAAGGTTTGGATTACAGGTCTTAGAGCAGCACAAAGTGTTACAAGAACAGATATGCCAATAGTTGAATATGATGAAAACTTTAAAGTTATTAAAGTTAATCCTTTAATCAACTGGAATGAAGAAGATGTATGGAATTACATTAAACAAAACAATGTGCCATATAACAAACTTCATGACCAAGGCTTTCCAAGTATTGGATGTGCTCCCTGTACCAGAGCCATTAAGGATGGTGAAGATATTAGAGCTGGAAGATGGTGGTGGGAAAACCCCGAGCATAAAGAGTGCGGATTACACGCAAAGTAAGTAAATGTAGATGAATTCAAACTTTTAATTTGAGGGAATCTATTTGATAAAAGGTTCCCTTTTAAATGGGAACAATTTAAAAGGAAATAATTAATGAGTGATATAAATATAAGTGCTGAAAGACTTACACATTTAAAACAATTAGAAGCTGAATCTATGCATATCATGAGAGAAGTAATAGCTGAATTTTCTAATCCAGCAATGCTTTACTCAGTAGGTAAAGATTCTTCTGTAATGCTACATATTTTACAAAAGGCTTTTTATCCAGCACCACCACCACTTCCTTTAGTGCATGTTGATACAAAATGGAAGTTTAAAGAGATGATTGAATTTAGAGATAGACGAGCAAAAGAAGTAGGAATGGAATTAATCGTTTACTCTAATCCAAAAGGAATTGAGATGGATATCTCTCCTTTTAAACATGGTTCTGCTGTTCATACAGATATCATGAAAACTGAAGGTTTAAAAAATATGCTTAACATCCAAAAATTTGATGCAGTTTTTGGTGGAGCAAGAAGAGATGAAGAAAAGAGTAGAGCTAAAGAGAGAATTTACTCATTTAGAGATGAAAACCATAGATGGGATCCGAAAAACCAAAGACCAGAACTTTGGAATATCTATAATGGAAGACACACAAAAGGTGAGTCTATTAGAGTATTCCCTTTATCAAATTGGACAGAGCTTGATATTTGGCAATATATCTACTTAGAGCAAATACCTATTCCTGATTTATATTTCTCTAAAGAAAGAGAAGTAGTAGAGTACATGGGTACAAAAATCATGGTAGATGATGAGAGAATGCCAGAAGAATTAAGAGCTACTGCTAAAAAAGAAAAGGTGCGATTTAGAACACTTGGTTGTTATCCATTAACAGGAGCTGTTGAAAGTTCTGCAACAACACTACCTGAGATTATTCAGGAAATGTTAATTTGTACAACAAGTGAAAGACAAGGAAGATTAATCGATAGTGATGGTGATGCATCAATGGAGAAAAAGAAACAAGAGGGGTATTTTTAATGGCACATCAGTCAGATTTAATTGCACAAAATATTGAAGCATATTTAAAAGAACATGAGAATAAAGAGATTCTTAGATTTATAACTTGTGGTTCAGTTGATGATGGGAAAAGTACTCTAATTGGAAGACTTCTTTATGATTCAAAAATGATTTTTGAAGACCAGTTAGCATCTATTGAAAAAGATTCTAAAAAGTCTGGT
This sequence is a window from Halarcobacter bivalviorum. Protein-coding genes within it:
- a CDS encoding O-acetylhomoserine aminocarboxypropyltransferase/cysteine synthase family protein: MQKETIAVHGGYNNKEGWGTMAVPIAQTTAYAFRDAEHAANLFALKELGSIYTRLTNPTTDVLEQRFAQLEGGAAAICVASGQSAIFYAIANVAEAGDNILISDKLYGGAVTLLTHTIKRFGITAKVFKSADASDLEEQIDDKTKAIFFESLSNPQIAIADIEKIVEIAKRNGVLTVCDNTVASAALFNPISWGVDVVVHSTSKYTNGQGTAIGGIIVERDGLAEFFKENAKRYSHFVEPDESYHGLVYTDVPLPNFCLRVRLALLRDIGAAQSPHNSWLLLQSIETLDIRMEKHSNSALEVAKFLESHPKVKAVNYPGLESNENYAKAQKYFKDGKASGLISFEAESYEAAKTVIDAAKLFSVVVNIGDSKSLIVHPASTTHSQMSESELLKAGVNPTTVRLSIGLENPKDLIEDLEQALA
- a CDS encoding Rrf2 family transcriptional regulator; protein product: MPLISTKGVYGLTAMYELSKYEDESPMQIKEISSNANIPQNYLEQLLGKLRRAELVKSIRGAKGGYVLAKKPEDISVKDILVALEGDLKIIDSKADNPILNIFFDDAKKSTKELFDISLAKLDEYQDRYNEFLHYSI
- the cysK gene encoding cysteine synthase A, which codes for MKFAQNVTELIGNTPLVKLQAASEKSGATVLGKCEFMNPTHSVKDRIGTNMIKAALEQGLINENTTVIEPTSGNTGIALASVCAGLGIKLILTMPSSMSIERRKLLKALGAELVLTEPEKGMKGAVEKANELAEKTENSFVPQQFANGANPDIHRKTTAEEILRDTDGKVDILVAAIGTGGTITGTGEVLKQHNPDIQVIAVEPEASPVLSGGKPGPHRIQGIGAGFVPDVLNTTVYNEVIQVSNEDAIATSQELARKEGLLVGISAGANAFIAQQVASRPENKGKTIVTILCDTGERYLSVGLYDDE
- a CDS encoding DUF2061 domain-containing protein, yielding MAEKAYRSVVKTVSWRTVGTLDTIIISYFITGNLGMAASIGSIELVTKMVLYYFHERAWNKISFGKTKEPDYQI
- a CDS encoding phosphoadenylyl-sulfate reductase yields the protein MDVNNLNQKFQNSNAQEIIEYFIKEYGQDAALSSSLGAEDQVLTDMILKVDNNANIFTLDTGRLHPETYDVMDATNLKYGVKLNVFFPLNEKVEELYQKQGINGHFESIENRKNCCNIRKMEPLRRALKPLKVWITGLRAAQSVTRTDMPIVEYDENFKVIKVNPLINWNEEDVWNYIKQNNVPYNKLHDQGFPSIGCAPCTRAIKDGEDIRAGRWWWENPEHKECGLHAK
- the cysD gene encoding sulfate adenylyltransferase subunit CysD; protein product: MSDINISAERLTHLKQLEAESMHIMREVIAEFSNPAMLYSVGKDSSVMLHILQKAFYPAPPPLPLVHVDTKWKFKEMIEFRDRRAKEVGMELIVYSNPKGIEMDISPFKHGSAVHTDIMKTEGLKNMLNIQKFDAVFGGARRDEEKSRAKERIYSFRDENHRWDPKNQRPELWNIYNGRHTKGESIRVFPLSNWTELDIWQYIYLEQIPIPDLYFSKEREVVEYMGTKIMVDDERMPEELRATAKKEKVRFRTLGCYPLTGAVESSATTLPEIIQEMLICTTSERQGRLIDSDGDASMEKKKQEGYF